From the Companilactobacillus ginsenosidimutans genome, the window CCACAAATCGATGCTTGGATGGAGAAATTTGCCGTCAAAGGAAAGCGTTCCGACAAGATTAAGGACCTCTCAAAAGGTAACCAGCAAAAAGTTCAACTAATTTGTACACTCATTCATCAGCCGTCACTCATAATTTTGGATGAGCCTTTCAGTGGACTCGATCCAGTTAATTCGGATCTTTTGAAAAAAGCTGTTGTTGAGGCTCAGTCAAATGGTGCGTCAATCATCTTTTCTAGTCACGATATGTCTAACGTCGAGGAAGTCTGTGACTCATTGGTCATGCTTCGTACTGGAGAAGTGGTGCTGAACGGCGGTATCGACGATGTTCGTAATCATTTTGGGAAGACCGAATTGTATGTGACAACTAATTGGTCAGTTGAGAAGCTTGGGCAGTTGGAGCACGTTAACCAAGTTGAACATCAACATGCTAACCACTATATGTTGAAACTAGATGATGAGTCAGCTGGACCATCAATTTTCGACAAATTAACTGATGGCCATTACATTGAGGAATTTAGTCAGAGACCACCTACTTTGGACGAAATTTTTAGAATGAAAGTGGGTGAGGTTCATGCGTAAATTTTGGATTGTGGCTGGTCAAACCTACTTGCGACAAGTTAAGTCGTGGAGCTTTGTGATGCTTGTTCTGATGCCGTTTATCTTTGCAGGGGTCGGATTTGGGATTGGTTACATTGGTGCAAATTCCGGTAGTGATCACGATAAGATTGCGGTTATTAGTTCTGAAGACAGTCTGCGTGAGCAATATATCAGGCAGAATAAAGACGATGTGAACAAGGTTTACACTTCTGAAACTGCCGCCAGTAAAGCCTTAAAAGGTGACAAAATCGCTGGATACCTAGTTTTGAGTACAAGTGCTACTAA encodes:
- a CDS encoding ABC transporter ATP-binding protein, translated to MLEIEHISKNFGDVQALNDVSFTVHDGEIMGLIGQNGAGKSTTFHSILNFLNYDGKILWNGNPITEDVFDQIGYLPEERSLMPKMTIEQQIVYLASLKGKTSKEIKPQIDAWMEKFAVKGKRSDKIKDLSKGNQQKVQLICTLIHQPSLIILDEPFSGLDPVNSDLLKKAVVEAQSNGASIIFSSHDMSNVEEVCDSLVMLRTGEVVLNGGIDDVRNHFGKTELYVTTNWSVEKLGQLEHVNQVEHQHANHYMLKLDDESAGPSIFDKLTDGHYIEEFSQRPPTLDEIFRMKVGEVHA